The Maridesulfovibrio salexigens DSM 2638 region AAGATTGAGGAGGATGCCTATGCAGATGCAGGAGATCATTAAGCTTGATCCACCGTAGCTGACGAAAGGCATGGGTACGCCCTTGGGCGGTACGGTTCCCATTACCACCGCGAGGTTCAGGCAGAAGCCCAGAGCAAGCATGATGGTAAGTCCGTATGCGGTGAAACGGTCCTGCAGATCGTCCTGAGCCAGAGCGATTTTAAATCCGCGCCAGACAAGGAAACCGATGACTGCGAATACAGCCAGTACACCTAGAAAGCCCAGTTCCTCACCCACAACTGCCATGATGAAGTCGTTGTGCGCTTCAGGGAGGAAGAAAAGTTTCTGCTTACCTGCACCCAGTCCCTGCCCGAAGATATTCCCCGAACCGAAGGCATACAGGGACTGCACCAGCTGGTAGCCTTCCTCGTGCGCGGACTTGAAGGGATCAATGAATGCGGTCATGCGTTTAAGTCTGTATGGGGAGCTGGTAATCAGCATATATCCCGCTCCACCTGCGAAAATCAGTGATGTCAGCAGATAGCTGATTCGGGTTCCGCCCACGAGACTCATAAAAAATAAGATCATGCACAAAAAGACCGAGCCGCCGAAGTCCGGCTGCATCATAAGCAGCAGGCAGAGCGCGCCGGTAATAGCAAATGGCGGCAGAAAGCCTACGCTGAAGGTCTTAATCAGTTCCTGCTTGCGTGAGAAAAAGTAAGCCAGATAAAGCACCAGCGCGGGTTTGCAGAATTCCAGCGGCTGAATACGCAGCGGTCCCAAAGCGATCCAACGTTTTGCACCCCCTGCCGCTACCGATAACGGTGAGAAATCGCAAAGCAGCAGGAGCACGAAGGCAGCCATGAGCCAGACGTAGACCATGTTGTAGAAAAAGCCTTTGGGCAAACGGGAGCAGATGTACATCATGCAGGTTCCGATCACGAGAAATACCGCCTGCTTCTTGAAGAAGAGGTATTTATCGTCAAAGAAACGCTCGGCCATGATGCCACTGGCGGAAAGGACCATCATCAGTCCGAAGCAGGCCAGCAGCAATGCCGCGGCCAGCAGCCAGTAATCTAAGCGCTCAGGTTTACCGGAGAGGTTCTTTTTCTTATTCAAGACAGTGCCTCCATGATCCGTTTAAAATCATCGCCTCTGGCAGGGTACCCGGTGTAAGCGTCAAAGCTTGCAGTTGCCGGGGAAAGCAGGATTGTGTCTCCTGCTTTGGAATTTGCAAAAAGGGCACGCACAGCCTTTTCAAGGTTTTCGTGCCATGAAATTTTGAATTCATCCTTGAGCGCAGGTTCAAAGTGTTCGCGTCCTGCTCCGAAAAGCCCGACTTCGGCAACCTTACCGCGCATGGCAGGAATGATTTCCCTGACGTCGCCACCTTTGAAAACGCCGCCCAGCAGCAAACGGACCGGACCGTCAAAGCTGTTCAGTGCAGCACGGACTGCATCAAGGTTGGTGCCCTTGGAATCGTTGATGAAGCGAATGCCGTCCACCGATCCGATATCCTGAATACGGTGCGGTTTTCCGACAAAAGTTTTCATCCCTGCTTCAAATTCTTCGCGGGTCAATCCAATCTTTTCCAGTGCCAGCCATGCTGCTTCAATATTGAGACAGTTGTGCTTGCCGGGAAGGTTGGGCTGTTCTTCAAAGGTCGAACCGTCAAACCATTTGACCTCGGCCTTGGTAAAGCTTGCCGGATCAAGTTCGCCCTTCATGTCTGCGGGCAGAATCGCCAGTTCGTCTTCACTCTGGCGTTCAAAAATTTTCAGCTTGGCCTGCAGGTACTCATCCATGTCCTCATGGTAGTTGAGGTGGTTGGGCGAAATATTAAGCAGGATGGCTGCCTGCGGTCTGAATAAGCGGCAGTTCTGGAGCTGAAAGCTGGATACTTCGAGAACCAGTACATCAGCCTTGCCGTCTTCGTAGATGAATTCGGAAAGGGGAGTGCCGTAGTTGGCTCCTGCGAATGCTGTTCTACCGGACTCTTCCAGAATGTGCTTAATAAGCGCTGTGGTCGTTGTTTTGCCGTTGGTTCCGGTGATGGCAATCTTGGGCTCATTAGCAAACCATGAGGCCAGTTCCAGCTCGGAAATGATGGCTCTTTCCGGAAGGTTTCCGATAAACGGAGCGATGTTGCGAGCCGGAATACCAGGGCTGGCGACTATCACATCAGCTCCTGCGAACTGTTCTTCGCAGAACGGTCCGGTCATGAGCTGGGCGTCCGGGCCGAGACCTTCAAGGATGTCTTCGGTCAGGTTTTCATTGCTGTCCACAATGCGCACGGTGGCCTTGAGCTTGTGCAGCAGTTTTGCTGCGGCAAGACCTGATCTTCCGGCTCCGGCTACAACTGCCAGCCTTCCGGTGAACATGCGGGTCGAAGTGACCTGTTCTACAAATGCGCTGTCCATAACATCCTTTACCTGATCTTCAAGGTACTTAAGGCCATAAGAGCCATTAAAATAGAGATGACCCAGAATCTGATTACGATCTTTGATTCCGGTACTCCCTTGTGTTCAAAATGGTGGTGCAACGGTGCCATGCGGAAAATCCGTTTGCCGCCGCTGACCTTGAAATAACTGACCTGCATGATCACCGATATGGTCTCGAATACGAAGACACCGCCGACGATGATCAGCAGTAATTCCTGCTTACAGAGTACGGCGATGAAACCGAGCACGCCGCCGATACTTAAGGAACCTACATCGCCCATGAAAAGTTGGGCCGGATAAGCGTTGTACCAGAGGAAACCGAGCCCTGCGCCAACCAGTGCGCCGCAGAAGACTGTAACCTCACCAACTCCCGGAACATGCGGAACGTTGAGGTAGTTTGCCATGCCGATATGTCCGGCAATGTAGATAAAAAAAGCATAACAGGTGGCACTGGTGATGGAAGGTCCGATAGCCAGTCCGTCCAGTCCGTCTGTCAAGTTAACCCCGTTGGATGCTCCAATCATGACCAGCAGAGCGAACGGCAGATACATCCAGCCGAGGTCGGGGGTGAAATTCTTAAAGAACGGTACTGCCAGTTCAGTTGAATAGGCAGGCTGCATGATCAGCAGTCCTACAGCTGTTCCGGCCACCAGCAACTGTCCGAGAAGCTTGGCTTTGGGGGATATGCCCTTGTTCTGCTTGCCACGAATCTTGGTGTAGTCGTCCACAAAACCGACCAGGCCGAATCCGGCAAAGACCAGCATGGTCAGCCAGACGTAAATGTTGGTCAGGTCAGCCCAGAGCAGGGTGGAAACCAGCACTCCGAATCCGAGCAGCAAGCCGCCCATGGTCGGGGTTCCGGCCTTGCATTTATGCAGTTCGCCGACTTCGTCCTGAATGTACTGTCCGCATTTGATTTTCTGCAGCCAGCGCATCATCATGGGACCGAGCACAATGGTGATAACCAGTGCGGTCAGCAGGGCGTAGATGGAGCGGAAAGTTATATAACGGAATACATTCAATGCTCCGATTTGCGCGCTCAGGGGAACTAGAAAATGATAGATCATGCTTTGTCTCCTTCGTTCTCCCCGTTAATGTCGTTGTTCAGTGCGTAGAAGTAATCTTCCATGTGGCAGGACCTCGACCCTTTAAAGAGGACCACCGCATCACTGAGACCCAGTTCATGTATTCCATTCAGAAATTCGATAGGCTGTTTTACCGGAACCAAAGTGGACCCGTTTGTCTGTGAGGCCACTTCTGAGTAGTGCTTGCCGTGATAGAATGTTGCGTCCGGCTTGGTTTCGGCAATTTTGCTGCCGAGGTCGCAATGTGCACAGCCAGCTTCTTCACCAAGCTCCAGCATATCTCCGAGTACCAGAACCAGCGGTCTGTCATCGGCAATGCGTTTGGCGGTGTCGATGGCACGGTTCATGGACAGCGGGTTGGCATTGTATGAGTCATCGATAAGTGTCCATTTTCCGTGGGTGTGGCAGTGGAAGCGCTGCTTGGGCAGTTCAACTGTTGCCAGCCTTTCCGCTATCTCGGTCAATTCCATGCCCAGTTGATGGGCGGCGCAAGTTACCGCTGCTGCATTTTCCGCAAAATGGGAACCGCAGGTAGGCAGAATAACTTCCGCTGTTTCTTCCCCGGCCTTGATCAGGAATCTTCCGGATCCGTCAGGCAGGGTATGCAGCAGGGTGCTGTAGTACTCTGCGTTCTCATCCTGTGAAGAAAAAGGAACAGGCTTGGATATTTTATTTGCTGCTTCCCAGAGCAGTTCGTGATCCTTGCAGCACAGTGCTACACCTTCGGGGCGAATGTATTTGAAAAGTGACGATTTCTGATCAGCCACGTTTTCCAGTGATCCGAGTCCTTCAAGGTGTGCAGGCCCGATGTTGTGAACAATTGCCATGTCGGGCTGGGCAATGGGGCCCAGTTCGCCCATATCATGGGGCAGGCTGATACCCAGTTCCATGACCCAGTATGTCTCTTCGCCTGTAGCTTCGAGCATGGACAGGGGCAATCCGAGCTGGTTGTTCAGATTCATGAAATTCTTATGTACGGATCCGGAACCTGAAAGCACATGGGCAAGCATTTCCTTGACCGTGGTCTTTCCTGCTGAACCGGTAACGGCAATCATGCGGGCATGGGATTTCATGCGCCAGTATGCGGCAACACGGCCAAGAGCTTGAACGGTGTCTTTGACCATGATAGTAGGCTTGTCCTCAAATTCGGGCATGAACTGGGAAACAACAACCGCAACTGCCCCGGCATCAAAAGCCTGCTGGACAAAGTTGTGGCCGTCAAAATTTTCCCCTTCAATGCAGAAGAAGACATCACCTTTCTTCACAAGCCTGCTGTCAATACGCACGGCTGCGATTTCGATGTCTGCCGCAGAGGGTAGATCGCTGCTCCCCATGAGCTGTTCTTCGAGTTCACATAAGGTCAGCTTCAACCGTAAATCTCCTTAATTGCCTTTAAGACTTCTTCGCTGTCGCTGAAGTCCCGCTTTTCCGTACCGATAATCTGGTATGTTTCGTGTCCCTTGCCTGCGATGAGCAGCACGTCATCCTCAGTCATTTCCGCAACCGCTTTGCGAATCGCATCGGCACGGTCAACCTCTTCGATGACGTGGTCACAGCCTTTGAGTCCGGGCCGGGCATCGTCGATGATCTGCATGGGATCTTCGGTGCGCGGGTTGTCTGAGGTCAGCACCGCCACATCGGAATAGCGACAGGCAGCTTCAGCCATTAGCGGACGTTTGGCCCGGTCGCGGTCTCCACCGCAGCCGAACACAGTGATGACCTTGTTGAAATCAAGGTCCTTCAGGGTACGCAGGACGTTATCCAGCGCATCCGGGGTGTGGGCATAGTCCACGAAAATGTTGAGTCCCTGATCATTGCGGACCCGTTCGAGCCTTCCGGGAACCCCGTCAAACTCTTTGAAAACATTCATCTGCTTGGGAGTAAGCCCCATGTGCAGGCCGATAGCCTGTGCTGCCAGCAGGTTGGAACCGTTAAACTTACCGATAAGGTCGGTTTCGATTTCCCACTGTTCGCCATCGCAGGTCATTTTGAGGCGCATGCCGTCACCGGTACAGGAGACCATCTCGCCGCACAGGGATTTGCAGCCTGTGGCGCAGGAAGCGTCCATGCCGTAACCGATTGCCGGGGAGTAGCATTCCAGCAGACGTCTTCCGAAGGGATCATCGAAGTTGATGATGCCTCGCTTGAGTGCGCTGGGGTAGTGCTGGAAGAGCATGCATTTTGCCTTGAAGTACTCTTCCATGTCTCCGTGGTAATCGAGGTGGTCCTGAGTGACGTTGGTGATTACTGCAGCATCGAATTTAAGACCGCAAACACGGTTCTGGTGCAGAGCATGGGATGAAACTTCCATAACTGCTACATCCACACCTGCTTCGTCCATCTTGGCGAGCATTTCGTGCAGCTGCCAGCAACCGGGGGTTGTCAGCGGGGCTTCCTGTTCATATCCGGGCCAGCGGTAGCTGACTGTTCCGAGTACGCCCACTTTCATCCCTGCGGAAGAAAGCAGCTGTTCGATCAGGTATGTGGTGGTGGTCTTGCCGTTTGTTCCGGTTATGCCCACCAGCTTGATCTTGCTGTCTGCGGTTTTGAAATAAGTCATTGCCAGTTCGCCCAGAGCTTCACGGGGGGATGGGTGGGATATCAGCTCAGCAGAACCGGTTTCAACTTCTTTCTCGCAAACGATGTAAGCGGCACCTTTTTCAAGTGCCTGAGGCACGAAATCAGCACCGTCACTAAGAGGACCGGAAATGGCGACAAATACATCACCTTCGCGGACTTCCCGTGAATCTGTCTGGACCATCAACCCCTCGCCGACCTTGGCGAGAAGTGCGTCCCATTTTGCTTTATTCAGTACTGTTTTCGACATAAAAATTTCCTTTAACTAAGAAACCCAGAGTACCATTTCCGCCTTTTTGTCCTCGGGCCATTTGGCTCCTGCGGCAGGCAGTTGTTTGGTTACTTTCATCCCCTGTCCTTTAAGTTTGGGGACAAATCCTTTCTGGACCAATATTTCAATTGCCCTGCGAATGGGCATTCCTTTCAAATCAGGTACCTTATCCCCGGAAGCGGTAATTTTCGCCGGAGTAGCACGTAATGCCTTTTTGGGCATAGCAGTGAAAGTCTGTCCGGCAGCCATAACAGGAGTCGGCTTACGGTGCTCAGGCAACTTGCCGTAGTAGGCAAGGGTCTGAGTCATAATTTCTTTTACTGCCGGGGCAGCAACAGTGCTGCCGTAGTGGTTCGGTTTCGGATCATCTACCATCATGTAGACGATGTAATCGGGGTTGTACCCCGGTACCAGAGCCACAAAAGAGGCTATGTATTCTGTGCCGTATCCGCCTTTCCTGTGTGCTTTCTGAGCGGTTCCGGTTTTGCCTGCTACGGTGGTTCCGCTGATTCTGGCTTTACGTCCGGTTCCGTCGTCCTGCACAACCTCGCGCATCATTGCGAGTACTTTTTCAGCCACGTCCGCACTGAAGATGCGTTTAGGCTGATCTTCCTGATCGGAGCGGGGGTATTGCACCAATCTGAGCGGTTTTTCAACACCTTTGTTAGCTATGGTCAGAAAAGCTTTCGCCATCTGCACGGTGGTAACGCCGACACCCTGCCCGAATGATCCGGCAGCCAGGTCTATTTCATTCCATTTGGCGGCAGGGCGGATCAGGCCTTTGCGGTCACCGGGAATCGGCAGCCCGGTCTTGTGACCGAATCCGAGGTCGGTGATGAACTTATGATAGTTCTGCACTCCCAGTTCCAGTCCGATCTTGGCACAGCCGATGTTGCTGGAGTATCGCAGGATTTTGTGCACCGGGAGCCACCCTTCCTTATGGGTGTCCTTGATGTACTTACCGTTGATTTTCCAGCGGCCGTTTTCACAATCAAAGAGCTTCTCCGGAGTTACAACCTTGTGTTCAAGTGCCGCAGCCATGAGGAAGGGCTTGAAGGTTGAACCCGGTTCATGAACGTCAAGAGCCGCACGGTTCCTCCAGATATTAGGGGCACTTGTGCGGAAAATGTTGGGGTTGAAGAGCGGGAAGTTGGCCATTGCCAGAACATCACCGGATGCTGCTTCAACAACTATGGCAGACCCCCACTTGCCATTGTATTTTTTCACCGCTTCAGCCAGTGCGTTTTCAGTTACTGACTGCAGGTGTGAATCAATGGTCAGGTGGATGTCTTTGCCGCGTACATCCATTTCTCGGCCCATGGCATCAAGATAGAGCCTGCGGCCGGATGCATCACGCTGCACAACAAACTGCGCCTTGCGGCCTGCAAGACG contains the following coding sequences:
- the mraY gene encoding phospho-N-acetylmuramoyl-pentapeptide-transferase, with translation MIYHFLVPLSAQIGALNVFRYITFRSIYALLTALVITIVLGPMMMRWLQKIKCGQYIQDEVGELHKCKAGTPTMGGLLLGFGVLVSTLLWADLTNIYVWLTMLVFAGFGLVGFVDDYTKIRGKQNKGISPKAKLLGQLLVAGTAVGLLIMQPAYSTELAVPFFKNFTPDLGWMYLPFALLVMIGASNGVNLTDGLDGLAIGPSITSATCYAFFIYIAGHIGMANYLNVPHVPGVGEVTVFCGALVGAGLGFLWYNAYPAQLFMGDVGSLSIGGVLGFIAVLCKQELLLIIVGGVFVFETISVIMQVSYFKVSGGKRIFRMAPLHHHFEHKGVPESKIVIRFWVISILMALMALSTLKIR
- a CDS encoding UDP-N-acetylmuramoyl-L-alanyl-D-glutamate--2,6-diaminopimelate ligase, with translation MSKTVLNKAKWDALLAKVGEGLMVQTDSREVREGDVFVAISGPLSDGADFVPQALEKGAAYIVCEKEVETGSAELISHPSPREALGELAMTYFKTADSKIKLVGITGTNGKTTTTYLIEQLLSSAGMKVGVLGTVSYRWPGYEQEAPLTTPGCWQLHEMLAKMDEAGVDVAVMEVSSHALHQNRVCGLKFDAAVITNVTQDHLDYHGDMEEYFKAKCMLFQHYPSALKRGIINFDDPFGRRLLECYSPAIGYGMDASCATGCKSLCGEMVSCTGDGMRLKMTCDGEQWEIETDLIGKFNGSNLLAAQAIGLHMGLTPKQMNVFKEFDGVPGRLERVRNDQGLNIFVDYAHTPDALDNVLRTLKDLDFNKVITVFGCGGDRDRAKRPLMAEAACRYSDVAVLTSDNPRTEDPMQIIDDARPGLKGCDHVIEEVDRADAIRKAVAEMTEDDVLLIAGKGHETYQIIGTEKRDFSDSEEVLKAIKEIYG
- the murD gene encoding UDP-N-acetylmuramoyl-L-alanine--D-glutamate ligase, producing MDSAFVEQVTSTRMFTGRLAVVAGAGRSGLAAAKLLHKLKATVRIVDSNENLTEDILEGLGPDAQLMTGPFCEEQFAGADVIVASPGIPARNIAPFIGNLPERAIISELELASWFANEPKIAITGTNGKTTTTALIKHILEESGRTAFAGANYGTPLSEFIYEDGKADVLVLEVSSFQLQNCRLFRPQAAILLNISPNHLNYHEDMDEYLQAKLKIFERQSEDELAILPADMKGELDPASFTKAEVKWFDGSTFEEQPNLPGKHNCLNIEAAWLALEKIGLTREEFEAGMKTFVGKPHRIQDIGSVDGIRFINDSKGTNLDAVRAALNSFDGPVRLLLGGVFKGGDVREIIPAMRGKVAEVGLFGAGREHFEPALKDEFKISWHENLEKAVRALFANSKAGDTILLSPATASFDAYTGYPARGDDFKRIMEALS
- the ftsW gene encoding putative lipid II flippase FtsW, whose translation is MNKKKNLSGKPERLDYWLLAAALLLACFGLMMVLSASGIMAERFFDDKYLFFKKQAVFLVIGTCMMYICSRLPKGFFYNMVYVWLMAAFVLLLLCDFSPLSVAAGGAKRWIALGPLRIQPLEFCKPALVLYLAYFFSRKQELIKTFSVGFLPPFAITGALCLLLMMQPDFGGSVFLCMILFFMSLVGGTRISYLLTSLIFAGGAGYMLITSSPYRLKRMTAFIDPFKSAHEEGYQLVQSLYAFGSGNIFGQGLGAGKQKLFFLPEAHNDFIMAVVGEELGFLGVLAVFAVIGFLVWRGFKIALAQDDLQDRFTAYGLTIMLALGFCLNLAVVMGTVPPKGVPMPFVSYGGSSLMISCICIGILLNLSRGKV
- a CDS encoding penicillin-binding transpeptidase domain-containing protein, yielding MAKRKKESLKASRNKLLFVMVLFALVWTGLLGRAAWLQLFKGADLSRMVSRQHLAAELERGERGSIYDRNGNLLATSVEASSVYIRPVKVTDVDGTAYKLSKILGISQAKLRKKLSRKSNFIWIKRQINDRIAQKVEQAKLPGVYLTTEYIRLYPNNYLAGQLLGFSGIDGNGLEGLEKEFNDRLAGRKAQFVVQRDASGRRLYLDAMGREMDVRGKDIHLTIDSHLQSVTENALAEAVKKYNGKWGSAIVVEAASGDVLAMANFPLFNPNIFRTSAPNIWRNRAALDVHEPGSTFKPFLMAAALEHKVVTPEKLFDCENGRWKINGKYIKDTHKEGWLPVHKILRYSSNIGCAKIGLELGVQNYHKFITDLGFGHKTGLPIPGDRKGLIRPAAKWNEIDLAAGSFGQGVGVTTVQMAKAFLTIANKGVEKPLRLVQYPRSDQEDQPKRIFSADVAEKVLAMMREVVQDDGTGRKARISGTTVAGKTGTAQKAHRKGGYGTEYIASFVALVPGYNPDYIVYMMVDDPKPNHYGSTVAAPAVKEIMTQTLAYYGKLPEHRKPTPVMAAGQTFTAMPKKALRATPAKITASGDKVPDLKGMPIRRAIEILVQKGFVPKLKGQGMKVTKQLPAAGAKWPEDKKAEMVLWVS
- a CDS encoding UDP-N-acetylmuramoyl-tripeptide--D-alanyl-D-alanine ligase, which produces MKLTLCELEEQLMGSSDLPSAADIEIAAVRIDSRLVKKGDVFFCIEGENFDGHNFVQQAFDAGAVAVVVSQFMPEFEDKPTIMVKDTVQALGRVAAYWRMKSHARMIAVTGSAGKTTVKEMLAHVLSGSGSVHKNFMNLNNQLGLPLSMLEATGEETYWVMELGISLPHDMGELGPIAQPDMAIVHNIGPAHLEGLGSLENVADQKSSLFKYIRPEGVALCCKDHELLWEAANKISKPVPFSSQDENAEYYSTLLHTLPDGSGRFLIKAGEETAEVILPTCGSHFAENAAAVTCAAHQLGMELTEIAERLATVELPKQRFHCHTHGKWTLIDDSYNANPLSMNRAIDTAKRIADDRPLVLVLGDMLELGEEAGCAHCDLGSKIAETKPDATFYHGKHYSEVASQTNGSTLVPVKQPIEFLNGIHELGLSDAVVLFKGSRSCHMEDYFYALNNDINGENEGDKA